From Microbacterium sp. YJN-G, a single genomic window includes:
- a CDS encoding amidohydrolase produces MAQEDDVTMVLAGQPGIRDWQEGVYRDLHQHPELGHQEVRTAAAVAAELRARGFEVSEAVGSTGVVGILRNGDGPVVLMRADMDALPIQESTGLPYASVERATDAGGNEVPVMHACGHDAHAACLLGAARLLAERTDAWRGTYIALFQPAEELADGAESMLRGGLADLIPQPDVAFAQHVLPFPAGQVGTLAGPVLSSGDSLRVTVWGRGSHGSMPQLSVDPVVLASTIVLRLQGIVSREVTPGEFAVLTVGRLVSGSKSNIISDRAVLDLNIRTFSETTRATIIDAVHRIVEGECTASGSPRPPEFELYDHFPLTRNDAATTQRVAAAFGRHFGDQAVALKRQSASEDFSAIPDALGVPYTYWGVGSVDPERYAAAAEAGTVSTDIPANHSPEFAPVIGPTLKTGTAAAVVAALAWLGAGAAAGDPAEEPR; encoded by the coding sequence ATGGCACAGGAAGACGACGTGACGATGGTGCTGGCGGGCCAGCCCGGCATCCGCGACTGGCAGGAGGGCGTCTACCGCGACCTGCATCAGCATCCGGAGCTCGGCCACCAGGAGGTGCGGACGGCGGCCGCTGTCGCCGCCGAGCTGCGGGCGCGCGGCTTCGAGGTCTCCGAGGCGGTGGGGTCGACCGGCGTGGTCGGCATCCTGCGCAACGGTGACGGACCGGTCGTGCTCATGCGTGCCGACATGGACGCGCTGCCGATCCAGGAGAGCACCGGACTCCCCTACGCCAGCGTCGAACGCGCGACGGATGCCGGCGGCAACGAGGTGCCGGTCATGCACGCCTGCGGGCACGACGCGCATGCCGCGTGCCTGCTGGGCGCGGCACGGCTGCTCGCCGAGAGGACGGATGCGTGGCGCGGCACATACATCGCGCTCTTCCAGCCGGCCGAAGAGCTCGCCGACGGCGCCGAGTCGATGCTGCGCGGCGGCCTCGCCGATCTCATCCCGCAGCCCGATGTCGCGTTCGCCCAGCACGTGCTGCCGTTCCCCGCGGGCCAGGTCGGCACTCTGGCCGGGCCCGTGCTGTCCAGTGGCGACAGCCTGCGGGTCACCGTGTGGGGCCGCGGAAGCCACGGGTCGATGCCGCAGTTGAGCGTCGACCCCGTCGTGCTGGCATCGACGATCGTGCTGCGCCTGCAGGGGATCGTCTCGCGCGAGGTCACGCCGGGCGAGTTCGCCGTGCTCACTGTGGGGCGTCTGGTGAGCGGCTCGAAGAGCAACATCATCTCCGACCGTGCCGTGCTGGATCTGAATATCCGCACGTTCAGCGAGACCACACGCGCGACGATCATCGACGCGGTCCATCGCATCGTGGAGGGCGAGTGCACGGCATCCGGGTCGCCCCGGCCGCCGGAGTTCGAACTGTACGATCACTTTCCGCTGACCCGCAACGATGCCGCGACGACGCAGCGCGTCGCCGCGGCCTTCGGCCGGCACTTCGGCGACCAGGCCGTCGCGCTGAAACGCCAGTCGGCCAGCGAGGACTTCAGTGCGATCCCGGATGCCCTCGGCGTGCCCTACACGTACTGGGGCGTCGGTTCCGTCGATCCCGAGCGGTACGCGGCGGCCGCCGAGGCCGGCACCGTGTCCACGGACATCCCCGCCAACCACTCCCCCGAGTTCGCTCCCGTGATCGGCCCGACGCTGAAGACCGGCACCGCCGCCGCGGTGGTCGCCGCGCTGGCCTGGCTCGGTGCAGGCGCAGCAGCAGGCGATCCAGCGGAGGAGCCGAGATGA
- a CDS encoding MFS transporter gives MTNDTASAPPATGWKPNDLWLLGIVLAVINFWLFAQTLLNVIPGIQGELNVTRSLANLAVAVTSLFSGIFIVVAGGLADRVGRVRILYAGIYLSILGSVIIALTPADAGGLTSAMLLAGRAIQGLSAACVMPASLALVKKYYEGTQRQRALSFWSIGSWGGSGFCSLFGGLMATSFLGWRSIFWISIALSIVALFLLKGTPESKAPPEPGAAGARFDWTGLICFVIALVAVNVYISQGPSIGWLSVTGIVLIVLFVVFGILFFQVETSKSAPFVDLTVFRNSTFTGATVSNFLLNGAAGTLIVALGLVQVAAGFTSLQSGLLTLGYLIAILATIRAGEKLLQRFGPRKPMIWGSIITGVGILLCSMTFVLVGQYIVLAFIGFTLFGIGLGFYATPSTDAALSNVPEEQVGAAAGIYKMASSLGNAIGVAISAALYLAAQSVDPELIRSLGLFIGNQENVALRFGGSIGLLFNLLMVVIAIISIILTVPRQRTKEEDEARPEVPASPHFGN, from the coding sequence ATGACGAACGACACGGCATCGGCGCCGCCGGCGACGGGCTGGAAGCCGAACGATCTCTGGCTGCTGGGCATCGTGCTCGCGGTCATCAACTTCTGGCTGTTCGCGCAGACCCTGCTCAACGTCATTCCGGGCATCCAGGGTGAGCTGAACGTCACGCGATCCCTTGCGAATCTGGCCGTGGCGGTGACCTCGCTGTTCTCGGGCATCTTCATCGTCGTGGCCGGCGGGCTGGCCGACCGCGTCGGCCGGGTCAGGATCCTGTATGCCGGTATCTACCTCAGCATCCTCGGATCGGTGATCATCGCCCTCACGCCGGCGGACGCGGGCGGTCTCACCTCGGCGATGCTGCTGGCGGGCCGCGCGATCCAGGGGTTGTCGGCGGCGTGCGTGATGCCGGCGAGCCTCGCGCTGGTGAAGAAGTACTACGAGGGTACGCAGCGTCAGCGTGCGCTGTCGTTCTGGTCCATCGGGTCGTGGGGCGGCTCGGGATTCTGCTCGCTGTTCGGCGGGCTGATGGCCACGTCGTTCCTCGGCTGGCGGTCGATCTTCTGGATCTCGATCGCCCTGTCGATCGTGGCGCTGTTCCTGTTGAAGGGGACTCCCGAGTCCAAGGCGCCGCCCGAGCCGGGCGCGGCCGGGGCGCGTTTCGACTGGACCGGCCTGATCTGCTTCGTCATCGCACTGGTCGCGGTGAACGTGTACATCTCGCAGGGGCCGAGCATCGGCTGGCTGAGCGTCACCGGGATCGTGCTGATCGTGCTGTTCGTGGTGTTCGGCATCCTGTTCTTCCAGGTCGAGACGTCCAAGAGCGCACCGTTCGTTGACCTCACCGTCTTCCGCAACTCGACGTTCACGGGTGCCACCGTGTCGAACTTCCTGCTGAACGGGGCGGCGGGCACGCTGATCGTGGCGCTGGGACTGGTGCAGGTCGCCGCCGGATTCACGTCGCTGCAGTCGGGTCTGCTGACGCTGGGGTACCTCATCGCGATCCTGGCGACCATCCGGGCCGGCGAGAAGCTGCTGCAACGGTTCGGGCCGCGCAAGCCCATGATCTGGGGCAGCATCATCACCGGCGTCGGGATCCTGCTGTGCTCGATGACCTTCGTACTGGTTGGACAGTACATCGTGCTGGCGTTCATCGGCTTCACGCTGTTCGGCATCGGTCTCGGCTTCTATGCGACGCCGTCGACGGATGCCGCCCTGTCGAACGTGCCCGAGGAGCAGGTCGGCGCGGCTGCAGGCATCTACAAGATGGCGTCGTCGCTGGGCAACGCGATCGGCGTGGCGATCTCGGCGGCGCTGTACCTGGCGGCGCAGTCGGTCGATCCCGAGCTCATCCGCAGTCTCGGGCTGTTCATCGGCAACCAGGAGAACGTCGCGCTGAGGTTCGGCGGTTCGATCGGCCTGCTGTTCAACCTGCTGATGGTGGTGATCGCGATCATCTCGATCATCCTCACCGTGCCACGCCAGCGCACGAAGGAAGAGGACGAGGCCCGGCCCGAGGTGCCGGCTTCGCCGCACTTCGGGAACTGA
- a CDS encoding VOC family protein, with protein sequence MSAFKPERVFSGFSVDDLDAARTFYGETLGMQVSSNPMGFLEIGLPKGGSLLVYDKPDHVPATYTVLNFAVSDVDAAVDDLNSRGVVTKIYTDPDFGTDEKGIARMGPDGATGPEIAWFRDPAGNVISVLAEPEGV encoded by the coding sequence ATGAGCGCATTCAAACCGGAACGGGTATTCAGCGGGTTCAGCGTCGACGATCTCGACGCCGCCCGCACGTTCTACGGCGAGACGCTCGGCATGCAGGTCTCGAGCAACCCGATGGGCTTCCTCGAGATCGGCCTGCCGAAGGGCGGCTCGCTCCTCGTGTACGACAAGCCGGATCACGTGCCGGCGACGTACACCGTTCTGAACTTCGCCGTATCCGACGTCGACGCCGCCGTCGACGATCTGAACAGCCGCGGTGTCGTCACCAAGATCTACACCGACCCCGACTTCGGCACCGATGAGAAGGGCATCGCCCGCATGGGACCTGACGGCGCGACGGGGCCCGAGATCGCCTGGTTCAGGGACCCGGCCGGGAATGTGATCTCGGTGCTGGCGGAGCCGGAGGGGGTCTGA
- a CDS encoding SIR2 family protein, with protein sequence MWITGDVELPDGILDAHERGELVFFVGAGASLGKPSNLPLFDSLAKKLARLASHPFSKRGGLDFFIGQLESLPQGFDAHAHAHTLISNPKSRFNPLHSAIVDLAGIGGAFRVVTTNYDDHLASAAGGGSITVPDTWYAPALPLGHDFAGLVHLHGSVRRPKEEMILTDRDFGHAYITDAWAARFLLPMFDRFTVVFIGYSHDDVIMRYLALGLPSSGKGMASKRFAFTSDPTNSKWGYLGIRPINYTVVGRDHQALVAALTAWADRAKMGQTDHQARVQEIIGGGTTLPLPDRDYLHARLRTTDGARYFAMATESLPDETKLEWLTWLEDLAEFKALFSPPDVPDATAILGTWFARTFIDSTTLNGAALGTMQRLGQSMTPSLYRTATWAAVDLSKQDAAAGEQWQALLATSIYGQTAPLGTDFLMPFLPDSAAPSIAVLRTALRPFLKLERRWFVDDSAERTIHPDAKVTWNSEDYALTQHVLRAVQESDAGDRSLGVALEDAIIAAYDLLDAYHGARGWDPLVHHRSAIEPHAQDELREPLDAVIDGLREYGTKALSVWPDLPDRWWNLDRALMQRLALHLVANDQERSPDDKLLWLLDRIGLYADDLKHETYQVLAAAVGTASPSLKQRALDAAAAGPDYPEEIPDRDRHFAYAKYNLLAWLTHADPDWAEARTAFDAIKAENPSFEVREHPDFDTWMTSGTWGGKPPMDIEEFIQALDQNVSVALDELLSHDYSERHFDQPDWRDALGLVQQAAERRPDLGVQLWDAVLGREELDEKQVDPWRAIAEGWGKAELGNSGLGAVYRLNALLADKDSAFAIGRFLLDQIRQQIDEDESPVLASMRELARSLWREQGTGFTHREDSTPLSFAPLYLNSWPGFLAQYWGGEVDRRWRHSREEWVGLSDEESDALVELLSGNKDALDATQPAIAGELFFYFAADADFAAGHLLPLFSDPQRHAFGWYPFLHHPRWNDRMLAAGLFDSMVSELSRLDELPDQDLHRIFLGFITSVVSYAGITSTDRKRLLDQTVLALDGSHAAGFAEAVARFVREDGVDGAEVWRRWLGKHLERRLSGQPRVASAEELARWADAVPAVGEFVPAAATLLGGHGIGLGERFFNREFPDGVLAAYGPELVAFFAERVRNTTGSDHMVRYRVRQLVETIRGAAGDTVAQPLVQAATERGFLDAAE encoded by the coding sequence ATGTGGATCACCGGCGACGTCGAGCTGCCTGACGGAATCCTCGACGCTCATGAGCGCGGCGAGCTCGTGTTCTTCGTCGGTGCAGGAGCTTCGCTTGGCAAGCCTTCAAACCTTCCCCTTTTTGACAGCCTTGCGAAGAAGCTTGCGCGACTGGCGTCGCACCCGTTCTCGAAGCGCGGTGGACTGGATTTTTTCATTGGACAGCTGGAGTCGCTGCCTCAGGGATTTGACGCGCATGCCCACGCACACACCCTTATTTCCAATCCGAAGTCGAGATTCAATCCGCTCCACAGTGCGATTGTCGACCTCGCGGGAATCGGAGGAGCGTTCCGCGTGGTGACCACCAACTACGACGATCACCTTGCTTCTGCTGCCGGCGGCGGGTCGATCACGGTCCCGGACACCTGGTATGCCCCGGCGTTGCCACTCGGGCATGACTTCGCTGGGCTCGTGCATCTGCATGGTTCAGTACGGCGTCCGAAGGAGGAGATGATCCTCACCGACCGGGACTTCGGCCATGCATACATCACCGATGCGTGGGCAGCGCGGTTCCTTCTCCCCATGTTCGATCGGTTCACGGTGGTGTTCATCGGCTACAGCCACGACGACGTGATCATGCGGTACCTCGCGCTTGGGCTGCCGTCGAGCGGCAAGGGCATGGCCTCTAAGCGGTTCGCGTTCACGAGCGACCCGACGAACAGCAAGTGGGGCTACCTAGGGATCCGGCCAATCAACTACACGGTCGTCGGGCGCGACCATCAAGCGCTCGTGGCGGCGCTTACCGCGTGGGCCGACCGCGCCAAGATGGGACAGACCGACCACCAGGCGCGTGTGCAGGAGATCATCGGCGGCGGAACCACACTGCCACTGCCGGATCGCGACTACCTCCATGCTCGTCTCCGGACTACTGACGGCGCCCGCTATTTTGCGATGGCGACGGAATCACTACCCGACGAAACCAAACTCGAATGGCTGACGTGGCTGGAGGATCTCGCTGAGTTCAAAGCCCTGTTCTCGCCGCCGGACGTGCCGGACGCGACAGCGATCCTGGGCACCTGGTTCGCTCGGACCTTCATCGACTCCACCACGCTGAACGGTGCAGCCCTCGGGACCATGCAACGACTTGGGCAGTCAATGACGCCTTCGCTCTACCGGACCGCCACCTGGGCCGCCGTCGACCTGAGCAAGCAGGATGCGGCGGCCGGAGAACAGTGGCAGGCACTCCTCGCGACCTCGATCTACGGACAGACGGCACCGCTCGGAACCGACTTTCTCATGCCGTTTCTGCCCGATTCGGCGGCACCCAGCATCGCGGTGCTGCGGACAGCGCTGCGGCCGTTCCTCAAGCTGGAGCGGCGATGGTTCGTCGACGATTCCGCGGAACGCACGATCCATCCCGATGCGAAGGTCACCTGGAACTCGGAGGACTACGCACTGACCCAACACGTCCTGCGCGCCGTGCAAGAGTCCGACGCCGGGGATCGCTCACTCGGCGTTGCCCTGGAGGACGCCATCATCGCGGCGTACGATCTGCTCGACGCATATCACGGCGCGCGGGGCTGGGACCCGCTCGTACATCACCGATCCGCGATCGAGCCACACGCCCAGGACGAACTGCGGGAGCCCCTCGACGCAGTCATCGACGGCCTCCGCGAATACGGGACCAAGGCGCTGTCCGTCTGGCCGGACCTGCCCGATCGATGGTGGAACCTCGACCGAGCACTCATGCAGCGCCTGGCCCTGCATCTGGTAGCCAACGATCAGGAACGGAGTCCCGACGACAAGCTCTTGTGGCTCCTCGATCGCATTGGGCTCTACGCAGACGATCTGAAGCATGAGACGTATCAGGTACTTGCCGCCGCGGTCGGTACTGCGTCGCCGTCGCTCAAGCAGCGGGCCTTGGACGCCGCCGCCGCTGGACCGGACTACCCCGAAGAGATTCCCGATCGCGACCGCCACTTCGCCTACGCGAAGTACAACTTGCTCGCATGGCTAACGCATGCCGACCCTGACTGGGCTGAGGCGCGGACCGCGTTCGACGCGATCAAAGCTGAGAATCCTAGCTTCGAGGTGCGAGAGCATCCTGACTTCGACACCTGGATGACAAGTGGGACCTGGGGTGGGAAGCCGCCGATGGACATCGAGGAGTTCATTCAGGCGCTCGATCAGAACGTGAGTGTTGCGCTCGATGAACTGCTGTCCCACGACTACTCCGAACGCCACTTCGATCAGCCCGACTGGCGAGATGCACTCGGACTTGTCCAGCAGGCTGCTGAGCGACGCCCGGACCTTGGGGTGCAGCTTTGGGACGCTGTCCTCGGTCGCGAGGAACTTGACGAGAAGCAGGTCGACCCGTGGCGCGCGATCGCCGAAGGCTGGGGGAAAGCCGAGCTCGGAAATTCGGGACTCGGGGCTGTCTACCGCCTCAACGCATTGCTGGCGGATAAGGACTCCGCCTTTGCGATCGGGCGTTTCCTGCTTGATCAGATTCGACAGCAGATCGACGAAGATGAGTCGCCGGTGCTCGCATCCATGCGCGAGCTGGCTCGATCACTCTGGCGCGAGCAGGGCACAGGATTCACGCACCGGGAAGATTCGACTCCCCTGTCGTTCGCACCGTTGTATCTGAACTCGTGGCCGGGCTTCCTAGCCCAGTATTGGGGCGGTGAGGTCGATCGTCGCTGGCGACACTCGCGCGAGGAGTGGGTTGGACTCAGCGACGAGGAGTCGGACGCCCTCGTCGAGCTGCTCAGCGGCAACAAGGATGCACTGGACGCTACTCAGCCTGCAATTGCTGGAGAGTTGTTCTTCTACTTCGCCGCGGACGCTGACTTCGCGGCGGGGCACTTGCTTCCGCTCTTTAGCGACCCACAGCGGCACGCCTTTGGCTGGTATCCGTTCCTGCATCATCCGAGGTGGAATGACCGGATGCTCGCAGCCGGCCTGTTCGACAGCATGGTCTCCGAGCTCAGTCGTCTCGACGAGCTACCAGACCAAGACCTGCATCGCATCTTCCTGGGATTTATCACTTCCGTCGTGTCATACGCGGGCATCACGAGCACCGACCGGAAGCGCCTGCTTGATCAGACAGTGCTCGCGCTAGACGGCTCGCACGCCGCTGGCTTCGCTGAAGCGGTAGCCCGATTCGTCCGTGAGGACGGCGTCGACGGCGCTGAGGTGTGGCGTCGGTGGCTCGGCAAGCATTTGGAACGCCGCCTCAGTGGGCAGCCGCGAGTCGCATCCGCCGAAGAGCTTGCACGCTGGGCGGACGCCGTCCCCGCCGTGGGTGAGTTCGTCCCTGCCGCCGCGACGCTTCTCGGCGGGCACGGCATCGGTCTGGGCGAGCGGTTCTTCAACCGGGAGTTCCCGGATGGCGTCCTCGCCGCCTACGGCCCTGAACTCGTTGCCTTCTTCGCCGAGCGCGTCCGGAACACGACCGGCTCAGACCACATGGTGAGGTACCGGGTACGGCAGCTAGTAGAGACGATACGAGGAGCGGCCGGCGATACCGTTGCCCAGCCACTAGTCCAAGCGGCGACGGAGAGAGGGTTTCTCGATGCTGCCGAATGA
- a CDS encoding DUF2326 domain-containing protein, which produces MFIRLSANRDEFQSINFRPGFNAIVADRAQDSTDQDSRNARGKSTMLMLMNYVLAGNLPSSLRPLADDGWEITLTLEMFGGTVAATRSLASGRRLSISADGPARDVIGPWLSEGQITVDSWKELLGLSLFWLEPAEQETSGGLSVRTLLSYVIRTDTPKDPLKVIAQQSATSSREHVAFLLGLDWQVIHELATVKKGLDQLKAITAATKEGLVATLRPEDELVLERAALKNEADEWRQRISGFRILEDPNSLVSRADQLTAQISRLRDEAVVDRRMRELYVSSLSETQDSDANALPVEELFSAAGAILADGFKRQASQVRDFHAALLENRRSFLRGEIDALDERIAARAAELSRLDEQRDGVLRTLDAGGALDELNEMRAELSDIEARMAALDLQIEQARELVTRREELKLEQSTKRNEATRYLTTSREKLDRISDRFSQKMRQLYGKDAALTVSVDDAGYKFAIRASGSGSSGVDRMTLFCFDLTMLEEGITTAHHPDFLVHDSSVFDGVDPRQRAGALHFAQAMVEATGGQYICTINSNDVPDEVLDQEWFKAGVVRTVLDTEVGGLLGREF; this is translated from the coding sequence GTGTTCATCCGCCTGAGCGCGAACCGTGACGAGTTCCAGTCGATCAACTTCCGGCCCGGGTTCAACGCGATTGTGGCCGACCGCGCACAGGACTCGACGGACCAGGACAGCCGCAATGCCCGCGGCAAGTCGACGATGCTCATGCTGATGAATTACGTGCTGGCTGGCAATCTCCCCAGCAGCTTGCGCCCGCTCGCCGATGACGGGTGGGAGATCACCCTGACGCTGGAGATGTTCGGTGGCACGGTCGCCGCGACGCGCTCGCTGGCGAGCGGTCGTAGACTCTCGATTTCGGCGGACGGCCCTGCACGTGACGTGATCGGCCCGTGGCTCTCGGAAGGCCAGATCACGGTAGACAGCTGGAAGGAACTGCTAGGGCTCTCGCTTTTTTGGTTGGAGCCCGCCGAGCAAGAAACAAGTGGCGGGCTGTCCGTGCGAACGCTTCTCTCATACGTGATCCGGACCGATACACCCAAGGATCCCTTGAAGGTGATCGCGCAGCAGAGCGCGACCAGCAGCCGTGAGCACGTCGCGTTTCTGCTGGGGCTGGATTGGCAAGTGATCCACGAGCTGGCCACTGTGAAAAAGGGCTTAGATCAGCTGAAAGCAATCACCGCGGCAACCAAGGAGGGCCTGGTCGCGACCCTCCGCCCCGAAGACGAGCTCGTTCTGGAGCGTGCTGCTCTGAAGAACGAGGCCGACGAGTGGAGGCAACGCATCTCGGGGTTCCGTATCCTCGAGGACCCGAACTCGCTGGTCTCTCGTGCTGATCAGCTGACAGCGCAGATTAGCCGTCTACGGGACGAAGCGGTCGTAGACCGGCGCATGCGCGAACTGTACGTCTCATCCCTATCGGAAACACAGGATTCAGACGCCAACGCATTGCCGGTGGAGGAACTCTTCAGCGCGGCGGGTGCGATTCTCGCCGACGGTTTCAAACGCCAGGCCAGCCAGGTTCGTGACTTCCATGCCGCACTTCTGGAGAACCGCCGCTCGTTCCTACGTGGCGAGATTGACGCACTCGACGAGCGCATCGCCGCCCGAGCAGCGGAACTATCGCGGCTCGACGAGCAGCGCGACGGCGTCTTGCGGACACTTGACGCCGGGGGCGCACTCGACGAGTTGAACGAGATGCGCGCTGAGCTCAGCGACATCGAAGCTCGCATGGCCGCATTGGATCTCCAGATCGAGCAAGCACGCGAACTCGTGACCCGCCGCGAAGAACTTAAGCTCGAGCAGTCCACGAAGCGGAACGAGGCGACCCGCTACCTGACCACCTCTCGTGAGAAATTGGACCGTATCAGCGACCGGTTCAGCCAGAAGATGCGACAGCTATACGGGAAGGACGCCGCCCTCACGGTGTCCGTCGATGACGCAGGATACAAGTTTGCGATCCGCGCGTCCGGCTCAGGGAGCAGCGGCGTCGATCGGATGACCCTGTTCTGCTTCGACCTCACGATGCTCGAAGAAGGCATCACGACCGCGCACCACCCCGACTTCCTCGTGCACGATTCTTCCGTCTTCGACGGCGTCGATCCCCGTCAACGAGCAGGGGCGCTTCACTTCGCGCAGGCAATGGTCGAGGCCACTGGTGGGCAGTACATCTGCACTATCAACAGCAACGATGTGCCGGACGAGGTGCTCGATCAGGAGTGGTTCAAGGCCGGCGTCGTGCGCACCGTTTTGGACACAGAAGTCGGCGGTCTCCTTGGGCGAGAGTTCTAG
- a CDS encoding ABC-three component system middle component 6 gives MSEFFPDKFTPLERTIVGEAAALLALLGGRSLSVGQLYIEYRQTATASAYDGFVAALTLLYGAGALDYEDQMVRIA, from the coding sequence GTGAGTGAGTTCTTCCCGGACAAGTTCACGCCCTTGGAGCGCACCATCGTCGGCGAGGCGGCTGCGTTGCTGGCTCTCTTGGGTGGCCGAAGCCTGAGCGTCGGGCAGCTGTACATCGAGTATCGGCAGACGGCGACCGCGTCGGCATACGACGGTTTCGTCGCAGCGCTGACGCTCCTCTATGGCGCGGGTGCGCTCGACTACGAAGACCAGATGGTGAGGATCGCCTAG
- a CDS encoding ABC-three component system protein: MAQTSLRDRAPVAQEKVVIARSGNKCAYPGCGLDLTIDPKAHGDRPKATGKVAHIAAASPGGPRYDASMTPEERGSAQNLVYLCGPHHDAVDTQLEYHTREFLLEAKRAHEVAVERAVRNALGEVTYEELTVVCTVIASTAVAPLQFGVELALPLQEKIELNKLGATSVQRITDGLSQAARVEEFIGFQSSVAPSFGRRLVARFKSDYFAARAEDLEPDAVFDYLVETAIENAGPRDTPQIRAAALAVIAYLFEICEIFERE, from the coding sequence ATGGCTCAGACTTCGCTACGGGATCGCGCTCCTGTCGCCCAGGAGAAGGTTGTCATTGCCAGAAGCGGTAACAAGTGCGCTTACCCTGGCTGCGGTCTGGATCTGACGATCGATCCGAAGGCCCACGGTGATCGCCCCAAGGCCACGGGCAAGGTCGCGCACATCGCTGCGGCGAGCCCTGGCGGCCCTCGCTACGACGCGAGCATGACGCCAGAGGAGCGAGGCTCGGCGCAGAATCTGGTCTATTTGTGCGGTCCGCATCACGATGCTGTGGACACGCAGCTGGAGTACCACACACGCGAGTTTCTCCTGGAAGCGAAGCGCGCTCACGAGGTCGCCGTGGAGCGGGCCGTCCGGAACGCTCTTGGCGAGGTGACCTACGAGGAGCTCACGGTGGTGTGCACAGTGATCGCCAGTACCGCGGTGGCTCCCCTGCAATTCGGCGTCGAGCTGGCCCTGCCGCTGCAGGAGAAGATCGAGCTGAACAAGCTGGGTGCGACATCGGTGCAGCGAATCACTGATGGTCTATCGCAGGCGGCACGTGTCGAAGAGTTCATCGGCTTCCAGAGCTCCGTCGCGCCCTCGTTCGGGCGCAGGCTGGTCGCGCGGTTCAAGAGCGACTACTTCGCTGCGCGCGCGGAGGATCTCGAGCCGGATGCGGTGTTCGACTATCTCGTTGAGACCGCCATCGAGAACGCCGGGCCGCGCGACACTCCCCAGATCCGCGCAGCCGCGCTCGCGGTGATCGCTTACCTCTTCGAGATCTGCGAGATCTTCGAGCGTGAGTGA
- a CDS encoding helix-turn-helix transcriptional regulator — translation MDTEHSPAGNPWGLEPLLDVGELAAYLGVPVSTVYDWRTRGLGPRAYRLREASEVRALGRADLDRAAARPRTASLSRGEVIRWAGNV, via the coding sequence ATGGACACCGAACACAGCCCGGCGGGCAACCCCTGGGGTCTGGAGCCCCTGCTCGACGTCGGCGAGCTCGCCGCGTACCTGGGCGTGCCCGTCTCCACGGTCTACGACTGGCGCACCCGCGGCCTCGGTCCGCGCGCGTATCGCCTTCGGGAAGCATCTGAAGTTCGCGCTCTCGGACGTGCGGATCTGGATCGAGCAGCAGCGCGACCCCGAACCGCCAGCCTCTCCCGAGGGGAGGTGATCCGGTGGGCCGGCAACGTTTGA
- a CDS encoding GNAT family N-acetyltransferase produces the protein MATITTERATIGRWDDVQHSLSGGGDGRSCQCIWPVVSNKEWNSTNVEQRREMLHDEIASGPPPGLVAYVDGEAAGWIRVGPRRDQTRIVRTRTIVSATSEPLDDPTVWAVTCFVVRREHRGKGLNAQLLSAAIDYARESGARLIEAYPVDTTEGDHRSNDLYHGTLSTFLAQGFRTTAELTRGRVLVVRELS, from the coding sequence ATGGCGACGATCACCACGGAACGCGCGACGATCGGCCGCTGGGATGACGTGCAGCACTCGCTCTCCGGCGGCGGAGACGGACGCAGCTGCCAGTGCATCTGGCCGGTCGTGAGCAACAAGGAGTGGAACTCGACGAACGTCGAGCAGCGACGCGAGATGCTGCATGACGAGATCGCATCCGGTCCCCCACCGGGGCTCGTCGCGTACGTCGACGGCGAGGCGGCCGGGTGGATCCGCGTCGGACCGCGCAGAGACCAGACCCGCATCGTCCGCACGCGCACGATCGTCTCCGCGACCTCCGAGCCGCTCGACGACCCGACTGTCTGGGCGGTGACGTGCTTCGTCGTCCGCCGTGAGCACCGCGGCAAGGGCCTGAACGCGCAGCTGCTGAGCGCGGCGATCGACTACGCGCGCGAATCCGGCGCCCGCCTCATCGAGGCGTATCCGGTCGACACGACCGAGGGCGACCACCGCTCCAACGACCTGTACCACGGCACGCTGTCCACATTCCTCGCCCAGGGCTTCCGCACCACCGCCGAGCTCACCCGCGGACGCGTGCTCGTCGTTCGCGAGCTGAGCTGA